One Anopheles marshallii chromosome 3, idAnoMarsDA_429_01, whole genome shotgun sequence genomic region harbors:
- the LOC128711915 gene encoding myeloid differentiation primary response protein MyD88 encodes MLDKPVKPTEVSVRNRIDLAVVPLDALNTRTRDLLAELLNHRRIFTSEDGYFRDWRGVFDVVGIPKTYLPLIDANANPTRRLLELWRSEQHQCKREANLAELQCVLGCIDRWDILDDTCKMFEQDAEQHLMREQKLAARKVSESDAQESSTVTGDCDIITKDDTADHKQQYDAFILYADADVEFASKMVERLEARGMQLCLKDRDILGGSNFEHEVISRLISERCRRVVVIISKAFLESPLNDFTVTFAQALQIEKKERKVIPCVYDRCELPPHLRYTCRLDYQRSQNLYNFWDKLADSIRDTPRKVGLEMNVRDMSESQKTAMHVKATGTTTPQPVPKVIVEEPTMVVKLPSAVDQESRTGSLKKSHSFWDLFSSFSHKKDKLNGSTSQLSINDIAPSTSPKKTSSSPLALIRRDKKQSTVVGGASSAPSECPLKQPEKPVKTKKKWYKPSSRKVASAV; translated from the exons ATGCTGGACAAACCCGTAAAACCCACGGAGGTCAGTGTGAGGAATCGGATCGATCTGGCGGTGGTTCCCCTGGATGCATTAAATACCCGGACGAGGGATTTACTGGCCGAGCTGCTGAATCATCGGCGAATATTCACCTCCGAGGATGGATACTTTCGCGATTGGCGCGGCGTGTTCGATGTTGTTGGCATTCCGAAAACGTACCTACCCTTGATCGACGCCAATGCCAATCCGACCCGCCGTTTGCTGGAACTTTGGCGGTCCGAACAACACCAGTGCAAACGCGAAGCCAACCTGGCCGAATTGCAATGTGTCCTCGGTTGTATCGATCGGTGGGACATACTGGACGATACGTGCAAAATGTTCG AGCAAGACGCAGAACAGCATCTCATGCGGGAACAGAAACTTGCGGCAAGGAAAGTGAGCGAATCGGATGCGCAAGAATCGTCGACCGTAACCGGAGATTGTGACATTATCACGAAGGATGACACGGCGGACCACAAGCAGCAGTACGATGCGTTCATACTGTACGCCGATGCGGACGTTGAATTTGCGTCGAAAATGGTCGAACGTTTGGAGGCGCGCGGGATGCAACTGTGTTTAAAGGACCGTGACATTCTCGGTGGAAGCAACTTCGAGCATGAAGTCATATCGCGCCTCATCTCCGAACGTTGCCGCCGGGTAGTGGTGATCATCTCGAAGGCCTTCCTGGAGAGCCCACTGAACGATTTTACCGTCACATTCGCCCAGGCACTGCAGATCGAGAAGAAGGAACGCAAGGTCATACCGTGCGTGTACGATCGATGCGAACTGCCGCCTCATTTACGGTACACCTGCCGGTTGGACTACCAACGGTCACAGAATTTGTACAACTTTTGGGACAAACTAGCCGACTCCATACGCGACACGCCACGGAAGGTTGGCTTAGAAATGAATGTGCGAGACATGAGCGAATCACAGAAAACAGCAATGCATGTCAAGGCGACCGGAACAACCACACCCCAACCGGTACCGAAGGTGATCGTTGAAGAGCCCACCATGGTGGTGAAACTTCCGAGCGCGGTGGACCAGGAAAGTCGTACGGGCAGCCTTAAGAAATCACATTCCTTTTGGGACTTATTTTCTAGCTTTAGTCACAAGAAGGACAAACTTAACGGCAGTACTTCACAGCTGAGCATTAACGATATTGCACCGTCAACCAGTCCGAAGAAAACCAGTTCCTCGCCGCTGGCACTGATCAGGCGTgacaaaaaacaatcaaccgtGGTGGGCGGTGCGTCTTCCGCACCATCCGAATGTCCACTGAAACAGCCGGAAAAACCggtgaaaacgaaaaagaaatggtATAAACCGAGCAGTCGGAAAGTGGCTTCCGCTGTGTGA